The following proteins are co-located in the Pyricularia oryzae 70-15 chromosome 1, whole genome shotgun sequence genome:
- a CDS encoding ubiquitin specific peptidase 11, which translates to MIMGGSIDAPQRSSSPLKRRASSMDQDMDSDSKEDVDMINPPPLEESGEEGDKGESRSRQSADQPGSPKSFTMKTGVPPLAEQIKTLETLLKAFDDQPLQEGDKAYLVSRGPLNWARPYSDEEKHTKEDDGEAPEGPVDNSDIIHSIIKDIDGNDFVRLKPGMGLEHYVLFSQDAWDLLMSWYGLTEGQLPIVRYAHNTSPDNTMPHMQFEIHPPVFTIHRLWSPVSPIPIDQKLKATSTPPVQVACSTSYRQQEFLSKIKQLAGVDRDRKVRVWRVTRQSETNTAAAPSQPPASPAPGVALTPPDSPKAATDERDPWDNLLVEASRLNALTKGTEREDLDIKDQTNNPNYNGKSTLAYLSMQADDTLVLDENVEAHYHVSNYKGTVAAKEKPGSSKGSSSSLTVAPNSANASGRNSPTPGPSTRGRTKAKSGRTVGCVGLGNLGNTCYMNSALQCVRSVEELTKYFLVGEAEKEINTDNPLAHNGDVAMVYYKLLKDIYQVNAPPSISPRQFKNTIGRYAPAFSGYGQQDSQEFVGFLLDGLQEDLSRVKKKPYIEKPDSTDDMINNPQAIKEMADKVWDITKKRDDSVIADLFTGMYKSTLVCPICHKISITFDPFNNLTLPLPMQNLWNKSIKYVPLNDAPVELHVELDKNSSIRSLRDYIAARVGVSAERLIGAEEFKDKFFTVYEDGDSVSEKITSNDIPVFFELEAAPTNAGYRPPKPKHQKIRSMLHVGSDEEEEDSTSEWDHPAAERLAVPVLHRLNPATNRRRGGATITPPHFIIVTREEARNEDAIRRKILEKVASYSTWPQFSGLDDADAADNTDMEMITAPASDADSSGDSKVIAKSVEGEDDMVDISTATGAASKRQPTQASAPSREIRPLKVFNSRRPKWVNPNEYLPPDFQNLFDLSYFSDPDAGIPSGWQAVSDNPLPSLASRMPPQPVDEDMRSPSAAGNDSSSEDSTKARTQPSMDTAELTRMADESSEEEESTAQLIAKKRMSQPQKVGGRRQNRKGQRTYGKKGKKMPRKQAIGSANTAVSNSFDTLVDDSATSASSSGPLIRLGEGIVVDWNEDAWEQVYGSNRANDGRGEPTFNAIETVHDPALAERKKQRAQRRKNGISLDDCLDEFEKQEVLSEQDTWYCPRCKEHVRASKKFDLWKTPDILVVHLKRFSSSGWRRDKLDILVDFPIEGLDLSRRVIDQQTGKEEVFDLIGIDDHWGGLGGGHYTAFAKNFIDGEWYEYNDSSVSKQTHLARMVTSSAYLLFYRRRSEIPLGGPRFARIFDVYESNMENSDEDNSDSGEGQRLGTGSSLRGSSSALIGAEATHLPGSLGLAGSSAPLLSAAEEDESLPSYENAVLEDETFIRGSIEDEGLGGMEGPAQPWSAGVWDFKNIDGERPGSPATDEAEMNSSNGVGGYSSDRNNTGMNSPFEFETPNAARTALPDDEVLGQEDDTLPELENIEASKTLPGIKELSWKNQQQQFHTIPPTALGDSDAISEKAVDIHVDDDKGGKAE; encoded by the exons ATGATTATGGGCGGCTCCATCGACGCTCCGCAACGCTCTTCTTCACCCCTCAAGCGCAGGGCCTCGAGCATGGACCAAGACATGGATTCGGACTCAAAGGAAGACGTAGACATGATCAATCCGCCGCCACTCGAGGAGTCCGGAGAAGagggcgacaagggtgaGAGCAGAAGCCGCCAGAGCGCAGACCAGCCTGGAAGTCCGAAATCATTCACTATGAAGACCG GCGTCCCTCCCTTAGCCGAACAGATCAAAACACTCGAAACACTTCTTAAAGCCTTCGATGATCAACCTCTGCAAGAGGGCGACAAGGCGTATCTTGTTTCGCGAGGTCCTCTTAATTGGGCGCGACCTTACAGCGATGAGGAGAAGCACACCAAGGAAGATGATGGCGAAGCACCAGAAGGCCCAGTAGACAACTCTGACATTATCCACAGCATCATAAAGGATATCGACGGCAACGACTTTGTCCGCCTCAAGCCCGGAATGGGCCTGGAGCATTACGTGCTCTTTTCCCAGGACGCTTGGGATCTTCTGATGTCTTGGTACGGGCTGACCGAAGGGCAGCTCCCAATCGTGAGGTATGCTCACAATACGTCTCCCGACAACACAATGCCACACATGCAGTTTGAGATACACCCACCGGTCTTCACTATTCATAGGCTTTGGTCGCCTGTCAGCCCGATTCCGATAGACCAAAAGCTCAAGGCGACGAGCACGCCTCCCGTTCAGGTTGCTTGCAGCACTTCGTATAGGCAACAAGAGTTTTTAAGTAAAATAAAGCAGCTTGCCGGTGTTGATAGGGACAGGAAAGTCAGGGTATGGAGGGTAACCCGCCAATCTGAAACTAATACAGCCGCCGCCCCCTCACAGCCACCGGCTTCCCCGGCACCAGGTGTGGCCTTGACTCCGCCAGACTCGCCAAAGGCCGCTACGGACGAGCGGGACCCGTGGGACAACCTCCTCGTGGAAGCCTCTCGTCTCAACGCACTCACTAAGGGAACAGAGCGAGAGGATCTGGACATCAAGGACCAGACCAACAACCCCAACTACAATGGGAAATCGACACTTGCATACTTGTCTATGCAGGCGGATGACACGTTGGTTCTTGACGAGAATGTCGAGGCGCATTACCACGTCTCCAACTACAAGGGCACGGTCGCCGCCAAGGAGAAGCCGGGTTCTTCCAAGGGAAGCTCATCAAGTCTCACTGTGGCGCCCAATAGCGCCAACGCCAGTGGACGCAACAGTCCAACCCCAGGGCCATCCACGAGGGGCCGTACGAAGGCCAAGTCTGGTAGGACAGTGGGCTGTGTTGGACTTGGTAATCTAGGCAACACGTGCTACATGAACTCAGCGCTTCAGTGTGTGCGGAGCGTAGAAGAGCTCACCAAGTACTTTCTCGTCGGCGAGGCTGAGAAGGAGATCAACACAGATAACCCGCTTGCCCACAACGGAGATGTTGCCATGGTATACTACAAGCTGCTCAAGGATATCTACCAGGTTAACGCCCCGCCGTCAATATCACCTAGGCAGTTCAAGAACACCATAGGTCGTTACGCGCCAGCTTTCTCAGGCTATGGACAACAGGACTCTCAGGAATTCGTGGGTTTTCTGTTGGATGGACTGCAGGAAGACTTGAGTCGTGTGAAGAAGAAGCCATATATCGAGAAGCCCGACTCCACGGATGACATGATCAACAACCCGCAAGCGATCAAAGAAATGGCAGACAAGGTGTGGGACATCACCAAGAAAAGAGATGATTCGGTCATAGCAGACCTTTTCACAGGCATGTACAAATCCACGTTGGTGTGCCCCATTTGCCACAAGATCAGCATCACTTTTGACCCTTTCAACAACCTCACGTTACCACTTCCCATGCAGAATCTTTGGAACAAGTCGATCAAATATGTCCCTCTAAACGATGCTCCCGTTGAGCTGCATGTGGAACTGGACAAGAACAGCAGCATAAGGTCGTTGCGCGACTACATTGCGGCTCGTGTCGGTGTGTCAGCGGAGCGCCTCATCGGAGCTGAAGAATTCAAGGATAAATTCTTCACAGTCTATGAGGACGGCGACAGTGTGTCCGAGAAAATCACGTCAAACGACATTCCTGTGTTTTTTGAGCTCGAAGCAGCCCCCACAAATGCAGGGTACCGGCCGCCCAAACCCAAGCACCAAAAGATTAGGTCCATGCTTCACGTCGGAAGTGatgaagaggaagaggacTCGACGTCTGAATGGGATCATCCGGCAGCTGAGAGGCTGGCCGTACCGGTACTTCACAGGCTTAACCCAGCAACCAACAGGAGGCGAGGAGGAGCCACGATTACGCCGCCCCATTTCATCATTGTGACGCGTGAAGAG GCTCGTAACGAAGATGCCATCAGGCGCAAGATCCTCGAGAAGGTGGCTTCCTACTCTACGTGGCCACAGTTCTCTGGGTTAGATGATGCCGACGCCGCGGACAACACCGATATGGAAATGATCACGGCCCCTGCCTCCGATGCCGACTCCTCAGGCGACTCTAAAGTCATTGCCAAATCAGTTGAGGGCGAGGACGACATGGTTGACATCAGCACTGCTACCGGGGCCGCCAGCAAGAGGCAACCGACACAGGCATCCGCTCCATCACG TGAAATAAGACCTCTGAAGGTATTCAACAGCCGGAGGCCAAAATGGGTAAACCCGAACGAGTATCTGCCGCCTGATTTCCAGAACCTGTTCGATTTGAGCTATTTCAGTGACCCAGACGCTGGTATTCCATCCGGCTGGCAGGCCGTTAGTGACAACCCCCTCCCGTCGCTGGCGAGCAGAATGCCTCCTCAGCCCGTGGATGAAGACATGCGCAGCCCTAGTGCGGCTGGAAACGATAGCAGCTCTGAGGACTCTACCAAAGCGCGTACGCAACCTTCTATGGACACTGCGGAGTTGACCCGGATGGCGGATGAGTCAAGTGAAGAGGAGGAATCGACGGCACAATTG ATTGCCAAGAAACGCATGTCCCAACCTCAGAAGGTCGGCGGCCGGCGTCAAAATCGCAAAGGCCAGAGAACTTATGGCAAGAAAGGCAAGAAGATGCCACGGAAACAAGCCATCGGTAGCGCCAACACGGCGGTGTCCAACAGCTTTGATACTCTCGTCGACGATTCTGCCACGTCGGCATCTTCCAGTGGTCCCCTTATTCGGCTCGGAGAGGGCATAGTTGTCGACTGGAACGAAGACGCATGGGAGCAGGTCTACGGCAGCAATAGGGCCAACGATGGCCGTGGTGAGCCTACCTTCAACGCAATCGAAACTGTCCATGACCCGGCACTGGCGGAGCGTAAGAAACAACGTGCCCAGCGGAGGAAAAATGGAATCAGCCTCGACGATTGTTTGGACGAGTTTGAAAAGCAGGAGGTTTTGTCCGAGCAAGACACGTGGTACTGCCCCAGGTGCAAAGAACACGTTCGTGCCAGCAAGAAGTTTGATCTTTGGAAGACGCCCGACATTCTGGTCGTGCATCTGAAGCGCTTCAGCTCGAGCGGTTGGCGACGAGACAAGCTTGACATACTGGTCGACTTTCCCATCGAAGGTCTTGACCTAAGCAGGCGTGTCATCGACCAGCAGACCGGAAAAGAGGAGGTTTTTGACCTCATAGGTATCGACGATCATTGGGGTGGGTTGGGTGGCGGTCATTACACGGCCTTTGCAAAGAATTTTATTGATGGGGAGTGGTATGAGTACAACG ACTCGTCAGTTTCAAAACAGACGCACCTTGCACGTATGGTGACCTCGTCAGCATACTTGCTCTTTTATAGGCGCCGATCCGagatcccgctgggcggtcCGCGTTTCGCTCGCATCTTTGACGTCTACGAGAGTAACATGGAAAATTCCGATGAGGATAACTCCGATTCGGGGGAAGGTCAGCGTCTCGGCACAGGCTCCTCCCTACGTGGGTCGTCGAGCGCTTTGATAGGAGCAGAAGCAACTCACCTGCCCGGAAGTCTTGGCTTGGCGGGGTCTAGTGCGCCCCTCTTGTCGGCAgccgaggaggatgaatCATTGCCATCGTACGAAAATGCGGTTCTGGAGGACGAGACGTTCATCCGCGGAAGCATTGAGGATGAGGGTCTTGGCGGCATGGAGGGACCCGCACAACCCTGGAGTGCCGGGGTCTGGGACTTCAAGAACATTGACGGCGAGAGACCGGGGTCGCCTGCGACCGATGAGGCAGAGATGAACTCATCCAATGGAGTCGGCGGATATAGCTCTGACCGGAACAATACGGGCATGAACTCGCCGTTCGAATTCGAGACTCCGAATGCGGCGCGGACTGCGCTTCCTGACGATGAGGTCCTTGGTCAGGAAGACGATACTTTACCAGAGCTTGAGAACATTGAGGCGTCGAAGACACTGCCGGGCATCAAGGAGCTGTCCTGGAAgaatcagcagcagcaattcCACACGATTCCTCCCACAGCGCTGGGCGACAGCGATGCAATATCGGAGAAGGCTGTGGATATCCACGTTGATGACGATAAGGGCGGCAAGGCGGAGTGA